A section of the Oceanibaculum indicum P24 genome encodes:
- a CDS encoding aldo/keto reductase, which produces MPEIPTIALPGGEPMPVLGLGTWGMGDDDRRAGQEADALRNGLDLGIRLIDTAEMYANGRAEQITGEAMKGRRDDVFLVSKVLPGNASREGTIAACERSLKHLGTDRIDLYLLHWRGPHPLEETLAGFEALMQAGKIRHWGVSNFDMDDCRELEKLAPGKVATNQLLYNLMRRGIEYDLLPWSRERGVPVMAYSPIEQGRLLKYPALGKVAERYGATPAQIALSWLLRQPGIVAIPKAARTAHVEENLAALDIRLDSEDLAILDRAFPPPASARPLEML; this is translated from the coding sequence ATGCCGGAAATCCCCACCATCGCCCTGCCGGGCGGCGAACCCATGCCGGTGCTGGGCTTGGGCACCTGGGGCATGGGCGACGATGACCGCCGCGCCGGGCAGGAGGCGGACGCGCTGCGCAACGGGCTCGACCTTGGCATCCGGCTGATCGACACGGCAGAGATGTATGCCAATGGCCGTGCCGAGCAGATCACCGGCGAGGCGATGAAGGGACGGCGTGACGATGTGTTCCTGGTCAGCAAGGTACTGCCCGGCAATGCCAGCCGCGAGGGCACCATTGCCGCCTGCGAGCGCAGCCTGAAGCATCTGGGGACCGACCGGATCGACCTGTATCTGCTGCACTGGCGCGGCCCGCATCCGCTGGAGGAGACGCTGGCCGGCTTCGAGGCGCTGATGCAGGCCGGCAAGATCCGCCACTGGGGTGTCAGCAATTTCGACATGGATGATTGCCGGGAGCTTGAGAAGCTTGCCCCCGGAAAGGTCGCGACCAACCAGCTACTCTACAATCTGATGCGCCGCGGCATCGAATATGACCTGCTGCCCTGGTCGCGCGAGCGCGGCGTGCCGGTCATGGCCTATTCGCCCATCGAGCAGGGAAGGCTGCTGAAATATCCGGCGCTGGGCAAGGTGGCCGAACGCTATGGCGCCACGCCGGCGCAGATTGCCCTGTCCTGGCTGCTGCGCCAGCCGGGCATCGTCGCCATCCCGAAGGCCGCGCGCACCGCGCATGTGGAGGAGAACCTGGCGGCGCTGGACATCCGGCTGGACAGCGAGGACCTGGCCATTCTCGACCGGGCCTTTCCGCCCCCCGCCAGCGCCCGGCCTCTAGAGATGCTCTGA
- a CDS encoding PAS domain-containing protein gives MSNNPDIIHPRARVFGAYWMSLPKRDFLPDRDQIDLLQLKEILPSFVILQYESPSMVRFRLAGTDEVRRYGFEITGRNYLDFVPEERRAQAVQTFQTMLNHPCGTRNLIETVTSSGRIVLNEAIGYPVRGSDGRADQMIFQSNDIEGRLKPHQRKDVVVEHRRLRERRFIDIGAGVPSLAA, from the coding sequence ATGAGCAACAATCCCGATATCATTCACCCGCGTGCGCGGGTGTTCGGTGCATACTGGATGTCCCTGCCGAAGCGGGATTTTCTGCCGGACCGCGACCAGATCGACCTGCTGCAACTGAAGGAGATCCTGCCCTCCTTCGTCATCCTGCAATATGAATCGCCGTCCATGGTCCGCTTCCGCCTGGCCGGCACGGACGAGGTCAGGCGCTACGGCTTCGAGATCACCGGCCGGAACTATCTGGATTTCGTGCCGGAAGAACGCCGGGCGCAGGCCGTTCAGACATTCCAGACCATGCTGAACCACCCTTGTGGCACGCGGAACCTGATCGAGACCGTCACTTCCAGCGGCCGCATCGTGCTGAACGAGGCCATCGGCTATCCGGTGCGGGGCAGCGACGGGCGCGCCGACCAGATGATCTTCCAGAGCAACGACATCGAGGGCAGGCTGAAGCCCCATCAGCGCAAGGATGTGGTGGTCGAACACCGCCGCCTGCGTGAGCGCCGCTTCATCGATATCGGCGCCGGCGTGCCAAGCCTCGCCGCCTGA
- a CDS encoding IlvD/Edd family dehydratase, which translates to MGSGSQPSAGARRLRSQLWFDNPDNPGMTALYLERYLNFGLTRAELQSGKPIIGIAQTGSDLSPCNRHHLDLAKRVREGINAAGGVAFEFPVHPIQETGKRPTASLDRNLAYLGLVELLYGYPLDGVVLTTGCDKTTPACIMAAATVNIPAIVLSGGPMLNGWWKGERTGSGTIVWKARERHAAGEIDYAEFMDIVSSSAPSVGHCNTMGTASTMNGLAEALGMSLPGCAAIPAPYRERGQIAYETGLRAVEMVWEDLKPSDILTREAFENAIVVNSAIGGSTNAPIHINAIARHIGIDLTNDDWEKIGYDIPLIVNLQPAGKYLGEEFHRAGGIPAVVNELMKHGKIRENAVTANGKPIGENCRGREREGEDVILSYDTPMVDKAGFLHLRGNLFDSAIMKTSVISDDFRKRYLSNPKDPNAFEGRAIVFEGPEDYHHRIDDASLNIDETCLLFVRGTGPIGYPGGAEVVNMQPPAALIKKGILALPCIGDGRQSGTSGSPSILNAAPEAALNGGLAILQTGDRVRIDLNKRTADILISSDEYEKRRADLVAKGGFPFPDHQTPWQEIQRSMVAQFDEGMVLKPAVKYQRVAQTKGVARDNH; encoded by the coding sequence ATGGGTTCTGGCAGCCAGCCTTCGGCCGGCGCGCGTCGGCTTCGCTCGCAGCTCTGGTTCGATAATCCCGACAATCCCGGTATGACGGCGCTCTATCTGGAGCGGTACCTGAATTTCGGCCTGACGCGGGCGGAGCTGCAATCTGGCAAGCCGATCATCGGCATCGCCCAGACCGGCTCCGACCTGTCGCCCTGCAACCGCCACCACCTCGACCTCGCCAAGCGCGTCCGCGAGGGCATCAATGCCGCCGGCGGTGTGGCCTTCGAATTTCCGGTCCATCCGATTCAGGAGACCGGCAAGCGCCCGACCGCATCGCTGGACCGCAACCTCGCCTATCTGGGTCTGGTCGAGCTGCTGTATGGCTACCCGCTGGATGGCGTGGTGCTGACCACAGGCTGCGACAAGACCACGCCGGCCTGCATCATGGCCGCCGCCACGGTGAACATTCCGGCCATCGTGCTGTCCGGCGGGCCGATGCTGAATGGCTGGTGGAAGGGCGAGCGAACCGGCAGCGGCACCATCGTCTGGAAGGCGCGCGAACGCCATGCGGCGGGCGAGATCGACTATGCGGAGTTCATGGATATCGTCTCCTCCTCCGCCCCGTCGGTCGGCCATTGCAACACGATGGGCACCGCCTCGACGATGAACGGGCTGGCCGAGGCGCTGGGCATGTCGCTGCCCGGCTGTGCCGCAATTCCCGCCCCCTACCGGGAACGCGGGCAGATCGCCTACGAGACCGGGCTGCGCGCCGTGGAGATGGTGTGGGAGGATCTGAAACCGTCGGACATTCTGACGCGCGAGGCGTTCGAGAACGCCATCGTGGTGAACTCCGCCATCGGCGGTTCGACCAACGCGCCGATCCACATCAACGCGATTGCCCGGCATATCGGCATCGACCTCACCAACGACGACTGGGAGAAGATCGGCTACGACATTCCGCTGATCGTGAATTTGCAGCCCGCCGGCAAGTATCTGGGCGAGGAGTTCCATCGTGCCGGCGGTATCCCCGCCGTGGTGAACGAACTGATGAAGCACGGCAAGATCCGCGAGAATGCCGTCACCGCCAACGGCAAACCCATCGGCGAGAACTGCCGGGGCCGCGAGCGCGAGGGGGAGGATGTCATCCTGTCCTATGACACGCCGATGGTGGACAAGGCTGGCTTCCTGCATCTGCGCGGCAATTTGTTCGATTCCGCGATCATGAAGACCAGCGTGATCTCCGATGATTTCCGCAAGCGCTACCTCTCCAACCCGAAGGACCCCAACGCCTTCGAGGGTCGCGCCATCGTGTTCGAAGGGCCGGAGGATTATCACCACCGCATCGACGATGCATCGCTGAACATCGATGAGACCTGCCTGCTGTTCGTGCGCGGCACCGGCCCCATCGGCTATCCCGGCGGGGCGGAGGTGGTGAACATGCAGCCGCCGGCCGCCCTCATCAAAAAGGGCATCCTGGCGCTGCCCTGCATCGGCGATGGCCGGCAGTCCGGCACCTCGGGCTCGCCCTCGATCCTGAACGCCGCACCGGAGGCCGCCCTGAATGGCGGGCTCGCCATCCTGCAGACCGGTGACCGGGTGCGCATCGACCTGAACAAGCGCACCGCCGATATCCTGATTTCCAGCGACGAGTATGAGAAACGCAGGGCCGACCTTGTGGCGAAGGGCGGCTTCCCGTTCCCCGACCACCAGACGCCCTGGCAGGAAATCCAGCGCTCCATGGTCGCCCAGTTCGACGAGGGCATGGTGCTGAAGCCGGCGGTGAAGTACCAGCGCGTCGCCCAGACCAAGGGCGTGGCCCGGGACAATCACTGA
- the denD gene encoding D-erythronate dehydrogenase, translating to MRILIIGAGGMIGRKLTQRLIADGKLGGSAISHLHLVDVSAPEKPAAPFTVEVEPADLSQPTAAARLIASRPDVIFHLAAIVSGEAEADFEKGYRINLDGTRYLLESIRRTGGTEYRPRLVFTSSIAVFGAPFPEAIGDEFLTAPLTSYGTQKAIGELLLADFTRKGFVDGIGIRLPTICVRPGTPNKAASGFFSNIIREPLAGKEAVLPVSEEVRHWHASPRAAVGFLMHAATIDGDKVGPRRNLTMPGLSATVGEQISALRAVAGEKAVKLIRREPDPVIQTIVAGWPHKFDAKRALALGFKAESSFEEIVRIHIEDELGGKV from the coding sequence ATGCGGATTCTGATCATCGGGGCGGGCGGCATGATCGGCCGCAAACTGACACAACGGCTGATCGCGGACGGGAAGCTCGGCGGCAGTGCCATCAGCCATCTGCATCTGGTGGATGTGTCAGCCCCCGAAAAGCCCGCCGCCCCCTTCACGGTGGAGGTGGAGCCGGCGGACCTGTCGCAGCCGACCGCAGCCGCCCGCCTGATTGCCAGCCGGCCGGACGTGATCTTCCATCTGGCCGCCATCGTCTCCGGCGAGGCCGAGGCGGATTTCGAGAAGGGCTACCGCATCAACCTAGATGGCACGCGCTATCTGCTGGAGTCGATCCGCCGCACCGGCGGCACCGAGTACCGGCCGCGTCTGGTCTTCACCTCCTCTATCGCCGTGTTCGGCGCCCCCTTCCCCGAGGCCATCGGCGACGAGTTCCTGACCGCGCCGCTGACCAGCTACGGCACGCAGAAGGCCATCGGCGAGCTGCTGCTGGCGGATTTCACCCGCAAGGGATTCGTGGACGGCATCGGCATCCGCCTGCCCACCATCTGCGTGCGGCCGGGTACGCCGAACAAGGCGGCGTCGGGCTTCTTCTCCAACATCATCCGCGAGCCGCTGGCCGGCAAGGAGGCGGTGCTGCCGGTCTCCGAGGAGGTGCGCCACTGGCACGCCAGCCCGCGGGCGGCGGTCGGGTTCCTGATGCATGCCGCGACCATCGATGGCGACAAGGTCGGCCCGCGCCGCAACCTGACCATGCCCGGCCTCTCCGCCACGGTCGGCGAGCAGATATCGGCGTTGCGGGCGGTTGCCGGCGAGAAGGCGGTGAAGCTGATCCGCCGCGAACCCGACCCGGTGATCCAGACCATCGTTGCCGGCTGGCCGCACAAGTTCGACGCGAAGCGCGCCCTGGCGCTGGGCTTCAAGGCCGAAAGCAGCTTCGAGGAGATCGTCCGCATCCATATCGAGGACGAACTGGGCGGAAAGGTTTGA
- a CDS encoding ABC transporter ATP-binding protein gives MASVQIRDVRKAFGPVEVLHGVSIDIEDGEFVILVGPSGCGKSTLLRMIAGLEGISGGEILIGERVVNHVPPKERDIAMVFQNYALYPHMTVGENMGFSLKLRGAPREEFDSRVKVAAEILGLTNLLDRYPRQLSGGQRQRVAMGRAIVRDPQVFLFDEPLSNLDAKLRVAMRTEIKALHQRLTSTTVYVTHDQIEAMTMADKIVVMHDGIVEQIGDPLGLYDRPDNLFVAGFIGSPAMNMLRGRIEANGKLSFVSDGGIRLPLDDAPAAAHGRPVVYGIRPEHLVLADDGAEATVTVIEPTGSEIQVVADMGGTEIIAVFRERHAFRPGERIKVAPQPGHTHLFDAETGNRL, from the coding sequence ATGGCGTCCGTGCAGATTCGGGACGTGCGAAAGGCCTTCGGCCCGGTCGAAGTGCTTCATGGTGTTTCCATTGACATAGAGGATGGGGAGTTCGTCATCCTCGTCGGCCCCTCGGGGTGCGGCAAATCCACATTGCTGCGGATGATCGCCGGGCTGGAGGGCATTTCCGGCGGTGAAATCCTGATCGGCGAGCGTGTGGTGAACCATGTGCCGCCGAAGGAACGGGACATCGCCATGGTGTTCCAGAACTATGCCCTCTACCCGCATATGACGGTCGGCGAGAATATGGGCTTCTCGCTGAAGTTGCGCGGCGCGCCGAGGGAAGAGTTCGACAGCCGGGTGAAGGTCGCGGCTGAGATTCTGGGTCTGACCAACCTGCTGGACCGCTATCCGCGTCAGCTGTCCGGCGGCCAGCGCCAGCGCGTCGCCATGGGCCGCGCCATCGTGCGCGACCCGCAGGTCTTCCTGTTCGACGAACCGCTGTCCAACCTGGATGCCAAGCTGCGCGTCGCCATGCGCACCGAGATCAAGGCGCTGCACCAGCGCCTGACTTCCACCACCGTCTATGTCACGCATGACCAGATCGAGGCCATGACCATGGCCGACAAGATCGTCGTCATGCATGACGGCATCGTCGAGCAGATCGGCGATCCGCTGGGCCTGTATGACCGGCCGGACAATCTGTTCGTCGCCGGCTTCATCGGTTCGCCCGCCATGAACATGCTGCGCGGCCGCATCGAGGCGAATGGCAAGCTTTCCTTCGTCAGCGATGGCGGCATCCGCCTGCCGCTCGACGATGCCCCCGCCGCCGCGCATGGCCGCCCTGTCGTCTATGGCATCCGCCCGGAGCATCTGGTGCTGGCCGATGATGGCGCCGAGGCGACGGTGACGGTGATCGAGCCGACAGGGTCCGAAATCCAGGTGGTGGCCGACATGGGCGGCACCGAGATCATCGCCGTGTTCCGGGAGCGCCATGCCTTCCGGCCGGGCGAGCGGATCAAGGTCGCGCCGCAGCCGGGCCACACGCACCTGTTCGACGCGGAGACCGGCAACCGCCTCTGA
- a CDS encoding ABC transporter substrate-binding protein, producing MSFTRRDLLKSSAGVAVGVAGAGLVGPGGAAAQDMSFKPEAGATLRVLRWRRFVAGDEEQWVANTKKFTEKTGVEVRIDNESWEDVRPKAAVAANVGSGPDIIVGWFDDPHQYPDKLVDVSDVAEYLGKKYGGWYPVAERYGKKDGRWIGLPLGAAGACMVYRKSWVQEAGFEKFPQDYREVLKCAKALKAKGHPMGMALGNAVGDGNGWVHTILWGFGGKMVNENNEVVLNSAETVAALEYVKELYETFIPGTLSWLDSNNNKAFLAGEIGATNNGISVYYAAKTSKEDAMKAVAADIEHVNMPIGPVGKPTELHLFTQAMLFKHSKYPNAAKEYLRFMWEKEQYEPWQQAAIGYITHPLAAYASNPIWTSDPKHTPYRDCVKNMQWNGFAGDLGYASAAAMADYIIVNMFAEVCAGDQTPKQAAERAAKRAERYYRV from the coding sequence ATGAGTTTTACCAGACGCGATCTGTTGAAGAGCAGCGCCGGCGTTGCTGTTGGCGTGGCGGGTGCTGGGCTGGTCGGGCCCGGCGGTGCCGCCGCCCAGGATATGAGCTTCAAGCCGGAGGCCGGGGCGACCCTGCGCGTGCTGCGCTGGCGCCGTTTCGTCGCCGGTGACGAGGAGCAGTGGGTCGCCAACACCAAGAAATTCACCGAGAAGACCGGTGTCGAGGTGCGCATCGACAATGAAAGCTGGGAAGATGTGCGCCCCAAGGCGGCGGTGGCGGCCAATGTCGGCTCCGGCCCGGACATCATCGTCGGCTGGTTCGACGACCCGCACCAGTATCCCGACAAGCTGGTCGATGTCAGCGACGTCGCCGAGTATCTCGGCAAGAAATATGGCGGCTGGTATCCGGTTGCCGAACGCTATGGCAAGAAGGACGGGCGCTGGATCGGCCTGCCGCTGGGCGCTGCGGGTGCGTGCATGGTGTACCGCAAGAGCTGGGTCCAGGAAGCCGGGTTCGAGAAGTTCCCGCAGGATTACCGCGAAGTGCTGAAATGCGCCAAGGCGCTGAAGGCCAAGGGCCACCCGATGGGCATGGCGCTGGGCAATGCGGTCGGTGACGGCAATGGATGGGTGCACACCATCCTGTGGGGCTTCGGCGGCAAGATGGTGAACGAGAACAACGAGGTCGTGCTGAACAGCGCGGAGACGGTCGCAGCCCTGGAATATGTGAAGGAGCTGTACGAGACCTTCATCCCCGGCACGCTGTCCTGGCTGGACTCGAACAACAACAAGGCCTTCCTGGCCGGCGAAATCGGTGCCACCAACAACGGCATCTCAGTCTATTACGCCGCCAAGACGTCCAAGGAAGACGCGATGAAGGCCGTGGCCGCCGACATCGAGCATGTGAACATGCCGATCGGCCCGGTGGGCAAGCCGACCGAGTTGCACCTGTTCACCCAGGCGATGCTGTTCAAGCACTCCAAATACCCGAATGCGGCGAAGGAATATCTGCGCTTCATGTGGGAGAAGGAGCAGTACGAGCCCTGGCAGCAGGCGGCCATCGGCTACATCACCCATCCGCTGGCGGCCTATGCGTCGAACCCGATCTGGACCTCCGATCCGAAGCACACGCCCTACCGTGACTGCGTGAAGAACATGCAGTGGAACGGCTTTGCCGGCGATCTGGGCTATGCCTCGGCGGCGGCGATGGCGGACTACATCATCGTCAACATGTTCGCCGAGGTCTGTGCGGGCGACCAGACGCCGAAGCAGGCGGCCGAACGCGCGGCCAAGCGCGCCGAACGCTACTACCGCGTCTGA
- a CDS encoding carbohydrate ABC transporter permease, producing MVAETPAGARHNRFAKAEDFHVPLTARLMNNRNFLAIWFMLPAAAILLLFLAWPLILGIYLSMTDTTIGRRGYFIGLENFELLADDPVFWLSVYNTFLYTLVASILKFVLGLWLALIINEHLPFKAFLRAIVLLPWIVPTVLSAIAFWWIYDAQFSVISWSLQRMGLIDEYINFLGDPDNARASVIAANTWRGIPFVAITLLAGLQTIPQSLYEAATIDGANSWQRFRFVTFPMLTPIIAVVMTFSVLFTFTDFQLIYVLTRGGPLNATHLMATLGFQRAIPGGQLGEGAAIAVAMIPFLLAAILFSYFGLQRRRWQQGGKD from the coding sequence ATGGTCGCCGAGACACCCGCCGGAGCGCGCCACAACCGCTTCGCCAAGGCCGAGGACTTTCACGTGCCGCTGACCGCGCGGCTGATGAACAACCGCAACTTCCTGGCGATCTGGTTCATGCTGCCGGCCGCCGCGATCCTGCTGCTGTTCCTCGCCTGGCCGCTGATCCTGGGCATCTACCTGTCGATGACCGACACCACCATCGGGCGGCGCGGCTATTTCATCGGGCTGGAGAATTTCGAGCTGCTGGCCGACGACCCGGTGTTCTGGCTGTCGGTGTACAACACCTTCCTCTACACGCTGGTCGCCAGCATCCTGAAATTCGTGCTGGGGCTGTGGCTGGCGCTGATCATCAACGAGCATCTGCCCTTCAAGGCCTTCCTGCGCGCCATCGTGCTGCTGCCCTGGATCGTGCCGACCGTGCTGTCGGCCATCGCCTTCTGGTGGATCTATGACGCGCAGTTCTCGGTGATTTCCTGGTCGCTGCAGCGCATGGGGCTGATCGACGAATACATCAATTTCCTGGGCGACCCGGACAATGCGCGGGCCAGCGTGATTGCCGCCAACACCTGGCGCGGCATCCCGTTCGTCGCCATCACCCTGCTGGCAGGCCTGCAGACCATTCCGCAATCGCTGTACGAAGCGGCGACCATCGACGGCGCCAACAGCTGGCAGCGTTTCCGGTTCGTCACCTTCCCGATGCTGACGCCGATCATCGCGGTGGTGATGACCTTCTCCGTGCTGTTCACCTTCACCGATTTCCAGCTGATCTATGTGCTGACCCGCGGCGGGCCGTTGAACGCGACGCACCTGATGGCCACGCTGGGCTTCCAGCGCGCCATCCCCGGTGGCCAGCTTGGCGAGGGTGCAGCCATCGCGGTCGCCATGATCCCGTTCCTGCTGGCAGCCATCCTGTTCAGCTATTTCGGCCTGCAGCGCCGGCGCTGGCAGCAGGGTGGCAAGGATTGA
- a CDS encoding carbohydrate ABC transporter permease has translation MSTVTNRQADHAGTDIEAREGGRSHGPAPNEGMTYLSSIPRRVVTVYIPLLIFLFVLLFPFYWMAITTFKSNEELYNFHDFSPFWVVNATLANVEKLFFDTSYPVWLWNTMLVSTVATFLSLFCAVCAAYAIERLRFSGARVVGLAIFLAYLVPPSILFIPLATMVFSYGLFDTNWALILTYPTFLIPFCTWLLMGYFRSIPYELEECALIDGASRLQILVRIILPLSVPGLISAGIFAFTLSWNEFIYALTFISSSENKTVPVGVVTELVEGDVYHWGSLMAGALLGSLPVAILYSFFVEHYVSSMTGAVKE, from the coding sequence ATGAGCACCGTGACGAACCGCCAGGCCGACCATGCCGGCACCGACATCGAGGCCCGCGAGGGCGGCCGCTCCCATGGGCCGGCGCCCAATGAGGGGATGACCTATCTCTCCTCCATCCCGCGCCGGGTGGTGACGGTCTATATCCCGCTGCTGATCTTCCTGTTCGTGCTGCTGTTCCCGTTCTACTGGATGGCGATCACTACCTTCAAATCGAACGAGGAGCTGTACAATTTCCACGATTTCAGTCCGTTCTGGGTGGTGAACGCCACACTGGCCAATGTCGAGAAGCTGTTCTTCGACACCAGCTATCCAGTCTGGCTGTGGAACACCATGCTGGTCTCCACCGTGGCGACCTTCCTGTCACTGTTCTGCGCGGTCTGCGCCGCCTATGCCATCGAGCGGCTGCGCTTCTCCGGCGCGCGTGTCGTCGGGCTGGCGATCTTCCTCGCCTATCTGGTGCCGCCCTCGATCCTGTTCATCCCGCTGGCGACGATGGTGTTCTCCTACGGGCTGTTCGACACCAACTGGGCGCTGATCCTGACATACCCGACCTTCCTGATTCCGTTCTGCACCTGGCTGCTGATGGGCTATTTCCGCTCCATCCCCTACGAGCTGGAGGAATGCGCGCTGATCGACGGCGCCTCGCGCCTGCAGATCCTGGTCCGGATCATCCTGCCGCTGTCCGTGCCGGGGCTGATCTCGGCCGGCATCTTCGCCTTCACCCTGTCCTGGAACGAGTTCATCTACGCGCTGACCTTCATCTCCTCCTCGGAGAACAAGACGGTACCGGTCGGCGTGGTGACGGAACTGGTGGAAGGCGATGTCTATCACTGGGGCTCGCTGATGGCGGGCGCCTTGCTCGGATCGCTTCCTGTCGCCATTCTGTATTCCTTCTTCGTGGAGCATTACGTCTCCTCGATGACAGGTGCCGTTAAGGAATAA
- a CDS encoding SDR family oxidoreductase: MNQIDLKGRRAVVTGGAQGIGLAITKRLLLSGASVAVWDADAGVTRKALEELSGQTIGVPVDVTDYNAVATAEKKTVEALGGIDILVCNAGIAGMNTTVAEYPVEEWKRVIDIDLNGVFHCCKAVVPGMVARGYGRIVNTASIAGKEGNPNAGAYSAAKAGVIALTKSLGKELASHDIAVNCITPAAAKTRIFDQMTQTHIDYMLQKIPRGRFVQVEEIASMVAWLASAENSFTTGAVFDLSGGRATY, encoded by the coding sequence ATGAACCAGATCGATCTGAAGGGCCGCCGGGCCGTGGTCACCGGCGGCGCGCAGGGCATCGGCCTTGCGATCACGAAGCGCCTGCTGCTCTCAGGCGCCTCGGTGGCGGTCTGGGATGCTGATGCAGGCGTCACCAGGAAGGCGCTGGAAGAATTGTCAGGCCAGACCATCGGCGTGCCGGTGGACGTGACCGACTATAACGCGGTGGCGACAGCGGAAAAGAAGACCGTCGAAGCGCTGGGCGGCATCGACATTCTGGTCTGCAACGCCGGGATCGCCGGCATGAACACCACCGTCGCCGAATACCCGGTCGAGGAGTGGAAGCGGGTCATCGATATCGACCTGAACGGCGTGTTCCATTGTTGCAAGGCCGTGGTACCCGGCATGGTCGCCCGTGGCTACGGCCGCATCGTGAATACCGCCTCTATCGCCGGCAAGGAAGGCAACCCCAATGCCGGCGCCTATTCGGCGGCGAAGGCCGGCGTCATCGCGCTGACCAAGTCGCTGGGCAAGGAACTGGCCAGCCACGACATCGCCGTGAACTGCATCACGCCTGCCGCCGCGAAGACGCGCATCTTCGACCAGATGACGCAGACCCATATCGACTACATGTTGCAGAAGATCCCGCGCGGCCGCTTCGTGCAGGTGGAGGAGATCGCCTCCATGGTCGCCTGGCTGGCCTCGGCCGAGAATTCCTTCACCACCGGCGCGGTGTTCGACCTGTCCGGCGGCCGCGCGACCTATTGA
- a CDS encoding NAD-dependent succinate-semialdehyde dehydrogenase: MYPEVSLYIDGKWCKGATGRSEPVLNPATEEQIGTVPHADKADLDRALAAAEKGFEQWKKVSAYDRYKIMRKAADILRSRADEIAKVMTLEQGKPVAQAKMETLAGGDIIDWFAEEARRAYGRVIPARADGIYQLVIKEPVGPVAAFTPWNFPINQAVRKISGAIAAGCSIIIKGPEETPASCMELIRAYIDAGVPAGVINLVYGVPSEVSEYLIPHPIIKKVTFTGSTAVGKQLAGLAGLHMKRVTMELGGHAPAIVFEDADLDTAVKILGVNKFRNGGQVCVSPTRFLVHESLYGKFVDAFTTIAKNTKVGNGLEDGVEMGPLANGRRVTAMEGFVADAVSKGATVKTGGKRIGNKGYFFEPTVLTDVPDDARILHEEPFGPVAPIMPFSSFDEVVKEANRLPYGLAAYAYTRSAKTANAIGAAVESGMVSINHHGLALPEVPFGGIKDSGYGSEGGSEAIEAYLNTKFVTQAGL, translated from the coding sequence ATGTATCCCGAGGTTTCCCTTTATATCGACGGCAAATGGTGCAAGGGCGCCACGGGCCGCAGCGAGCCCGTCCTGAACCCGGCGACCGAGGAGCAGATCGGCACCGTTCCGCATGCCGATAAGGCCGACCTCGACCGCGCGCTGGCCGCCGCCGAGAAGGGCTTCGAGCAGTGGAAGAAGGTGTCGGCCTATGACCGCTACAAGATCATGCGCAAGGCGGCCGACATCCTGCGCAGCCGCGCCGACGAGATCGCCAAGGTGATGACCCTGGAACAGGGCAAGCCGGTCGCGCAGGCGAAGATGGAGACCCTGGCCGGCGGCGATATCATCGACTGGTTCGCCGAGGAGGCGCGCCGCGCCTATGGCCGCGTCATCCCGGCCCGCGCCGACGGCATCTACCAGCTGGTGATCAAGGAGCCGGTCGGCCCCGTCGCCGCCTTCACGCCGTGGAACTTCCCGATCAACCAGGCGGTGCGCAAGATTTCCGGCGCCATCGCGGCGGGCTGCTCGATCATCATCAAGGGCCCGGAGGAGACCCCGGCCTCCTGCATGGAACTGATCCGCGCCTATATCGATGCCGGCGTGCCGGCGGGCGTCATCAACCTGGTCTATGGCGTGCCGTCCGAGGTGTCGGAATATCTGATCCCGCACCCGATCATCAAGAAGGTGACCTTCACCGGCTCCACCGCCGTCGGCAAGCAGCTGGCCGGTCTGGCGGGCCTGCACATGAAGCGCGTCACCATGGAGCTGGGCGGCCATGCGCCGGCCATCGTGTTCGAGGATGCCGACCTCGACACCGCGGTGAAAATCCTGGGCGTGAACAAGTTCCGCAATGGCGGGCAGGTCTGCGTCTCCCCCACCCGCTTCCTGGTGCATGAATCGCTGTACGGCAAGTTCGTCGATGCCTTCACCACCATCGCCAAGAACACCAAGGTCGGCAACGGCCTGGAGGATGGCGTGGAGATGGGCCCGCTGGCCAATGGCCGCCGCGTGACCGCCATGGAAGGCTTCGTCGCCGACGCCGTCTCCAAGGGTGCCACGGTGAAGACCGGCGGCAAGCGCATCGGCAACAAGGGCTATTTCTTCGAGCCGACAGTGCTGACCGACGTGCCGGACGATGCCCGCATCCTGCATGAGGAGCCGTTCGGCCCGGTCGCCCCGATCATGCCGTTCAGCAGCTTCGATGAGGTGGTGAAGGAAGCCAACCGCCTGCCCTACGGTCTGGCGGCCTATGCCTACACCAGGTCGGCCAAGACCGCGAACGCCATCGGCGCCGCCGTCGAGAGCGGCATGGTGTCGATCAACCATCACGGCCTGGCCCTGCCGGAAGTGCCGTTCGGCGGCATCAAGGACAGCGGCTATGGCAGCGAGGGCGGCTCGGAGGCCATCGAGGCGTACCTGAACACCAAGTTCGTCACGCAAGCTGGCCTGTAA